A portion of the Myxococcus guangdongensis genome contains these proteins:
- a CDS encoding SDR family oxidoreductase: MIAVTGATGHLGRHVIDQLLRKVPATQVVAVVRSPDKAKDLAERGVQVRQGDYEKPATLDAAFQGIDSLLLISSNEVGKRLSQHEAAIAAAKKAGVKHVVYTSLLHADTSGLSLAPEHLGTEKALRASGLGFTLLRNGWYLENYTENLGSALQHGVLLGAAKEGRIAAAARADFAAAAVAVLTTPGHEGKVYELAGDAPFTMAELAAEVARQSGKPVAYNDLPQDKYEETLRGFGLPGPVAQMLASADAGIARGELDDRSGELHRLIGRDTTPLAQAVSVGLKGA; encoded by the coding sequence ATGATTGCTGTCACCGGAGCCACCGGCCACCTGGGCCGCCACGTCATCGACCAGTTGCTGCGCAAGGTCCCCGCCACCCAGGTGGTCGCGGTCGTCCGCTCGCCCGACAAGGCCAAGGACCTGGCCGAGCGGGGCGTACAGGTGCGCCAGGGCGACTACGAGAAGCCCGCGACGCTCGACGCCGCGTTCCAGGGCATCGACTCGCTGCTGCTCATCTCCTCGAACGAGGTGGGCAAGCGGCTGTCCCAGCACGAGGCGGCCATCGCGGCGGCGAAGAAGGCGGGCGTCAAGCACGTCGTCTACACCAGCCTCCTGCACGCCGACACGTCCGGCCTCTCGCTCGCGCCAGAGCACCTGGGGACGGAGAAGGCCCTCCGCGCCTCGGGGCTCGGCTTCACGCTGCTGCGCAATGGCTGGTACCTGGAGAACTACACCGAGAACCTGGGCTCCGCGCTCCAGCACGGCGTGCTGCTGGGCGCCGCGAAGGAGGGCCGCATCGCGGCCGCCGCCCGCGCGGACTTCGCCGCCGCCGCGGTGGCGGTGCTGACCACGCCGGGGCACGAGGGCAAGGTGTACGAGCTCGCGGGGGACGCGCCCTTCACCATGGCCGAGCTCGCCGCGGAGGTGGCGCGCCAGTCCGGCAAGCCCGTGGCCTACAACGACCTGCCCCAGGACAAGTACGAGGAGACCCTGCGGGGCTTCGGACTGCCGGGGCCGGTGGCGCAGATGCTCGCGAGCGCCGACGCGGGAATCGCGCGCGGTGAGCTGGATGACCGAAGCGGGGAGCTGCATCGACTCATCGGCCGGGACACCACGCCCCTGGCCCAGGCCGTGAGCGTGGGCCTGAAGGGCGCCTGA
- a CDS encoding SGNH/GDSL hydrolase family protein, whose product MKHPTRPHTRHPKPRGHSRGLPSLGLGLAMSMTACRSSSQTMDDSAAQLVSSESAPFVAAPAQTPSWLGVPAADSRVQVIGRAYRSGTRVVFSHPGVTIRVRFWGDALRMRLDDAGLGGDTKTNYFDVIVDGGAPQKLEVKGGPATYPLATGLPLGLHTVEVLKRTETSVGVTTLEALEVHGELREPPPRAPLRMEFVGDSITCGYGTDVSIIPPSPSWRAPTFTSKNENPTRTYAWLTARQLGAEASLICHSGHGVYRNLDLSTSGLLPALYELAVPGHSAPWDSSGESPHVIVINAGSNDTLAGYGTEVFLPDETAFKSAYRTFLTRLRALHPQAHLVCTLGSMTDGYKQQEQGGPSVHVGDWLTELVAERNQQGDARVHRHVMAVQNPSVDGVAEDWHPSAGTHAKMAEALSRFIQDVIRQ is encoded by the coding sequence ATGAAGCACCCCACCCGTCCCCATACACGCCACCCGAAGCCTCGGGGCCACTCGCGCGGCCTGCCGAGCCTCGGGCTTGGACTCGCGATGTCGATGACCGCGTGCCGGTCCTCCTCACAGACGATGGACGACAGCGCCGCGCAGCTCGTCTCGTCGGAGTCCGCGCCCTTCGTGGCGGCCCCGGCCCAGACGCCCTCGTGGCTCGGTGTCCCCGCGGCCGACTCGCGGGTGCAGGTCATCGGGCGTGCGTACCGCTCCGGGACTCGCGTCGTCTTCTCCCACCCCGGCGTGACGATTCGCGTGCGGTTCTGGGGAGATGCCCTGCGGATGCGCCTCGACGACGCGGGGCTGGGTGGCGACACGAAGACCAACTACTTCGACGTCATCGTCGACGGGGGCGCGCCCCAGAAGCTGGAGGTGAAGGGCGGCCCGGCCACCTACCCGCTCGCCACCGGACTCCCGCTGGGGCTCCACACGGTGGAGGTCCTCAAGCGCACCGAGACCTCGGTGGGCGTCACCACGCTCGAGGCCCTCGAGGTCCACGGAGAGCTCCGGGAGCCGCCGCCTCGCGCGCCGCTGCGGATGGAGTTCGTCGGAGACTCCATCACCTGCGGCTACGGCACCGACGTCTCCATCATCCCGCCCTCCCCCTCGTGGCGCGCGCCCACCTTCACCTCCAAGAACGAGAACCCCACGCGGACCTACGCGTGGCTCACGGCCCGACAGCTGGGCGCGGAGGCCTCGCTCATCTGCCACTCGGGTCACGGCGTGTACCGCAACCTGGACCTGTCGACGTCGGGGCTCCTGCCCGCCCTCTATGAGCTCGCGGTCCCCGGCCACAGTGCACCTTGGGACTCCTCCGGTGAGTCACCCCACGTGATTGTCATCAACGCGGGGAGCAACGACACCCTCGCCGGTTACGGCACGGAGGTCTTCCTCCCGGATGAAACGGCCTTCAAGTCTGCCTATCGGACGTTCCTCACCCGCTTGCGTGCGCTGCATCCGCAAGCACACCTCGTGTGCACGCTGGGCAGCATGACGGATGGCTACAAGCAGCAGGAACAAGGCGGCCCTTCCGTCCACGTGGGCGACTGGCTCACCGAGCTGGTCGCCGAGCGGAATCAACAGGGCGACGCGCGCGTCCACCGCCATGTCATGGCCGTGCAGAACCCGTCCGTGGACGGAGTCGCCGAGGACTGGCATCCGTCCGCCGGCACCCACGCGAAGATGGCCGAAGCATTGAGCCGCTTCATCCAGGACGTCATCCGCCAATAA
- a CDS encoding xanthine dehydrogenase family protein molybdopterin-binding subunit, whose protein sequence is MADMLESEAPVSEGLDRRRFLTWVVASPTLMIAARLGLDVPEAEAAQPEAATAMSLYLTLQEDGRVSTTLPRTEMGQGITTAVAMLVAEELDVALDAVDIHSADVDARWFTQLTGMSSTMRLVSGPLRAAAADARARLVTAAALRWRVLAPTLTTARGVVSAPDGRRAGYGELAQDAARVVLPLVSTQPKPVSQYTVVGKPTGRIDARDIVTGATRHSMDVDLPEALPTVVARPPTLRGTVRTVDATAARAMGGVVDVVSLGTGVAVVARTFGQALAARAALRITWAPGPASALSDADIRTRLRDGIGARPLPPLFTTRTLEGRFDFPYLAHAPMETQGCVARVQGGQAEVWVGTQDPKHAQREVARALGWDLTPWKVTVHTTRAGGGFGRRFFNEAAVEAALVSRALGKPVKLMWSRDDDMRHGRFRPASHHRILAHLGLGGRILGWHHRAAIPTLEVPHGFGDVITALVGEALPEVTGAVFFALSQKLPYSFGQVSHELRDISLPIPTASFRSVFTSQVGVSNEVFVDQLARELQVDPVTLRRERLDSSRLKAVLNKVVTEGQWGRALPPGVAQGVAVLEEWGSAIAHLIEVDVTGETPRVLRIVIAADVGLPINPKGIEAQLQGAAVDAMSTTLSAGIHIDAGAVRESSYANYRWMRMKHVPADIQVHLVRSDDRVGGVGELGYPSAAAALTNAIARAQGTMPTRFPILDEGV, encoded by the coding sequence ATGGCGGACATGCTCGAGTCAGAAGCCCCCGTTTCCGAGGGATTGGACCGGCGTCGCTTCCTGACGTGGGTCGTCGCCTCGCCCACGTTGATGATTGCGGCCCGACTGGGGCTCGACGTGCCCGAGGCCGAGGCCGCGCAGCCCGAGGCAGCGACGGCGATGAGCCTCTACCTGACGCTCCAGGAGGACGGACGCGTCAGCACCACCCTCCCACGCACGGAGATGGGCCAGGGCATCACCACCGCCGTGGCGATGCTCGTCGCGGAGGAGCTCGACGTCGCGCTCGACGCGGTCGACATCCACAGCGCGGACGTGGACGCGCGCTGGTTCACCCAGCTCACCGGCATGTCCTCCACGATGCGCCTCGTGTCCGGGCCGCTTCGCGCCGCGGCGGCGGACGCGCGGGCCCGGCTCGTCACGGCGGCGGCGCTGCGCTGGCGGGTCCTCGCGCCCACGCTCACCACCGCGCGGGGCGTGGTGAGCGCGCCCGATGGTCGCCGCGCCGGCTATGGCGAGCTGGCGCAGGACGCCGCCCGGGTGGTGCTGCCCCTGGTCTCCACGCAGCCCAAGCCGGTGAGCCAGTACACGGTGGTGGGCAAGCCCACCGGGCGCATCGACGCGCGGGACATCGTCACGGGGGCGACGCGGCACTCCATGGACGTCGACCTCCCCGAGGCGCTCCCCACGGTGGTCGCGAGGCCTCCCACGCTGCGCGGCACCGTCCGCACCGTCGACGCCACGGCGGCGCGAGCCATGGGCGGCGTGGTGGACGTGGTCTCGCTGGGCACCGGCGTGGCGGTGGTGGCCCGGACCTTCGGACAGGCGCTCGCGGCCCGCGCGGCGCTGCGCATCACCTGGGCGCCCGGCCCCGCCAGCGCGCTGTCCGACGCGGACATCCGCACGCGCCTGCGCGACGGCATCGGCGCGCGGCCCCTGCCGCCGCTGTTCACGACGCGCACGCTGGAGGGGAGATTCGACTTCCCCTACCTGGCGCACGCCCCCATGGAGACGCAGGGCTGCGTGGCGCGCGTGCAGGGTGGGCAGGCGGAGGTCTGGGTGGGGACGCAGGACCCGAAGCATGCCCAGCGCGAGGTGGCTCGGGCGCTCGGCTGGGACCTGACGCCGTGGAAGGTGACGGTGCACACCACGCGCGCGGGCGGTGGCTTCGGTCGCAGGTTCTTCAACGAGGCGGCGGTGGAGGCCGCGCTCGTGTCGAGGGCCCTCGGCAAGCCGGTGAAGCTGATGTGGAGCCGGGACGACGACATGCGCCACGGGCGCTTCCGTCCCGCGAGCCACCACCGCATCCTCGCCCACCTGGGTCTGGGCGGGCGCATCCTGGGCTGGCACCACCGCGCCGCCATCCCCACCCTGGAGGTGCCGCACGGCTTCGGCGACGTCATCACCGCGCTCGTCGGAGAGGCCCTCCCGGAGGTCACCGGCGCGGTGTTCTTCGCGCTGTCGCAGAAGCTCCCCTATTCGTTCGGACAGGTGAGCCACGAGCTGCGCGACATCTCCCTCCCGATTCCCACCGCGTCCTTCCGCTCGGTGTTCACCAGCCAGGTCGGGGTGTCGAACGAAGTCTTCGTCGACCAGCTGGCGCGCGAGCTCCAGGTGGACCCGGTGACGCTGCGTCGCGAGCGGCTCGATTCGAGCCGGCTCAAGGCGGTGCTGAACAAGGTGGTGACGGAAGGACAGTGGGGGCGCGCGCTGCCGCCCGGGGTGGCACAGGGGGTGGCCGTGCTCGAGGAGTGGGGCAGCGCCATCGCGCACCTCATCGAGGTGGACGTCACGGGAGAGACGCCGCGGGTGCTGCGCATCGTCATCGCCGCGGACGTGGGCCTGCCCATCAACCCCAAGGGCATCGAGGCCCAGCTCCAGGGCGCCGCGGTGGACGCGATGTCCACCACGCTGAGCGCGGGCATCCACATCGACGCGGGCGCGGTGCGTGAGAGCAGCTACGCGAACTATCGCTGGATGCGGATGAAGCACGTCCCGGCCGACATCCAGGTGCACCTGGTGCGCTCGGATGACCGCGTGGGCGGCGTGGGAGAGCTGGGCTACCCCAGCGCCGCGGCCGCGCTGACGAACGCGATTGCACGAGCCCAGGGCACGATGCCCACCCGCTTCCCCATCCTCGACGAGGGAGTCTGA
- a CDS encoding DoxX family protein has translation MKLASLFPAPLPTAPSVGLLLLRLVAGIAFMFHGWSKIQNPFAWMGAEAPVPGILQALAALSEFGGGLAWVLGLLVPLASLGLFFTMAVATHVHAVVKGDPFVGHAGSYELPLLYLVIAVLLMTVGPGRFALDTWLRKKLG, from the coding sequence ATGAAGCTCGCCTCCCTGTTCCCCGCGCCCCTGCCGACGGCGCCCAGCGTCGGCCTGTTGCTGCTGCGCCTCGTCGCCGGCATCGCGTTCATGTTCCACGGCTGGTCGAAGATTCAAAACCCGTTCGCCTGGATGGGCGCCGAGGCTCCCGTGCCGGGAATCCTCCAGGCGCTCGCCGCGCTCTCCGAGTTCGGCGGCGGGCTCGCCTGGGTGCTGGGCCTGCTCGTGCCCCTGGCGTCGCTGGGCCTCTTCTTCACGATGGCCGTCGCGACGCACGTCCACGCCGTGGTGAAGGGCGACCCGTTCGTCGGCCACGCCGGCAGCTATGAGCTGCCCCTGCTCTACCTGGTCATCGCGGTGCTGCTGATGACCGTGGGGCCCGGCCGCTTCGCCCTGGACACCTGGCTGCGCAAGAAGCTCGGCTGA
- a CDS encoding (2Fe-2S)-binding protein, with protein sequence MPAHQFILNGQTVSVEAPEDLSLLWVLRDVLGVTGPKYGCGVGVCGACTSHLDGEAFRPCIHPVGTLSGREVITIEGLGAQGLHPVQQAWMTEDVAQCGFCQPGQIMAAVALLKKNAHPSDADIDAAMSDNVCRCGTYVRIRAAIKRAALLLRSGAVGG encoded by the coding sequence ATGCCGGCCCATCAGTTCATCCTCAATGGCCAGACGGTGTCGGTGGAGGCGCCCGAGGACCTGTCGCTCCTGTGGGTGCTGCGCGACGTGCTGGGCGTGACGGGGCCCAAGTATGGCTGTGGCGTGGGCGTGTGCGGCGCGTGCACCAGCCACCTGGACGGGGAGGCCTTCCGGCCCTGCATCCATCCGGTGGGCACGCTGTCAGGCCGCGAGGTGATAACCATCGAGGGCCTGGGCGCGCAGGGGCTGCACCCGGTGCAGCAGGCGTGGATGACGGAGGACGTGGCCCAGTGTGGCTTCTGTCAGCCGGGGCAGATCATGGCCGCCGTCGCGCTGCTGAAGAAGAACGCCCACCCGTCCGACGCGGACATCGACGCGGCGATGAGCGACAACGTCTGCCGGTGCGGCACCTACGTCCGCATCCGGGCCGCCATCAAGCGCGCCGCCCTGCTCCTGCGCAGCGGCGCGGTGGGTGGGTGA